tgAAATTCACTGTTCGCAATTTTCCTTTTAAAAACCTTATGGTAAAATTAAATATCAAAACCCCATGAAAAATAccaaccataataattattacaatgcaACGCActtcaaaacaaaataataacaacaagaaataacACAATCGCAAAAACGCGGCCAAATTCGCGCATCAACGAACGCAGTCGACCAAGAACCATGATGGCGTTCAAGTTTCCACgtgtttttcttccctttcgcttGCCTAGACCACTGTAAGTAGCTCTATTTCATGTTCCATATCCCTTCGAGATACGAATTAAGTCACGGATTAAGGTAACGGTTATTTAATTGGATTGTATAAGGAGTATTCCGATTAATTCCGTCTGCAGTAACGATTTTTTTGCAGACTTGTAATTTACTCGTTTTTTGTGAATTAATACGGCATTATAATAAGTTTCCGGCTTTTGCATTTGCTACATATATAACTCGACttcaaattagataaataaaacagtcctataaaaataacgataacagggATAAAAAAGTGATTACGAGTACGGCAGAAAAGCCCCCGGTTGGTGCTCTGCGCATGCGTGGCGAATAAACTAGGcgataaacaagaataaacaatTAGACGATAATACTTtcagttaggttgggttaggataggttggattaggttaggtttggttggctgaggttaggtttggtttgtttaggttaggtttggttggcttaggttaggttaggttggttaggttagtttaggttaggttaggttaggttgggttgggttgggttgggttgggttgggttgggttgggttgggttgggttgggttgggttgggttgggttgggttaggttaggtttggttggtataggttaggtttggttggcttAGGTTAgtttaagttgggttaggtttggttaggttaggtttggttggcttaggatagattaggttaggtttggctggcttaggttaggctaggctaggctaggctgggtcaggttaggttaggtttggttggcttaggatagattaggttaggtttggctggcttaggttaggctaggctaggctaggctaggctgggtcaggttaggttaggttaggttaggtttggttggcttaggatagattaggttaggtttggctggcttaggttaggttaggctaggctaggctaggctaggctaggctaggctgggtcaggttaggttaggtttggttggcttaggatagattaggttaggtttggctggcttaggttaggctaggctaggctaggctgggtcaggttaggttaggtttggttggcttaggatagattaggttaggtttggctggcttaggttaggctaggctaggctaggctaggctgggtcaggttaggttaggtttggttggcttaggatagattaggttaggtttggctggcttaggttaggttaggctaggctaggctaggctaggctaggctgggtcaggttaggttaggtttggttggcttaggatagattaggttaggtttggctggcttagcttagcttaggtttggtttggtttggttaggtttggttggcttatgttaggttgggttgggttgagttaggttaggttaggtttggttggctttggttaggttagattgggttgggttaggttaggttcattcTTATTACCCGGAAATAACGGCTGCCGTACGCATAACACCGGCGTAATAAGAAATATGAGAATTACAACACAAACAAACTTGTAGTCAACACATGAATCAACAAAAAGCTAAACAGGCACAACACTGATTTAATTTAGGCAAAATATATCGTTATCATACTATTTTACTATTAATAGCTGGCAAATAGCTGTTTCTCTGATAAAGAGTGTTGTTATCTACGACGTCAGATAATCCTGAGTGGGGTAACTGATAGCATATCAGGCTGTATTAGTgggcgaaaaaaataaaatcaatgtgCTTTAAAACTAATCATGATTATTAGAAGTTGCTGTAGTGGAAAGAAGATTAGccttgttaatgtttttttttctttatttatttttttattattattattattattttttattggtattcCTGGGatgaacacaaatataaacacaggaacaaatataaacacaaagatCTATAGGAAAACAGTCACAATGAATGAAATTAGTTTTACTATATtcctgaaccgtattcatgttgacaaatgtggaaaggtatgaatgagaatgaatatcttcacaatacaagagatgtatttgaccggtttcgaatatatcttcgtcggaaatacatgatACCTAAATACATGCATTGCtgacgaaaccggtcaaatacatctcttgtattgtgaagatattcattctcattcatacttttgtaCATTCTGTCTTCCTATTTCTACAATAACACGTAATTGGGTAAAAATTATTAACCAATTCAATGTTAAATGAGGGTAAATTTGCGTGAAGTTCGATAACCACTGATACATCACCAAGAATTTTAAACTTccattaataatttttttttttattagacagACGTATCCGAATAAACGAAACGTAGCTttagatatatggataatatgATAAAAGGAATATGAATAACAGAGTAGAGCAGCATGATTACGAAGATGGTAAGAcggttaataattattatgaacattattaccatgattgttaTATAAAGTCacgcaataacaatataaacaatgacattaatgaagatcataattatactaatgacagcatgtttttgttaatgattgtggtaaaaatattatcatataattgacaataatgatgtcatgttagagaaacaaaataacatttttttctaatttctattcTAATAAGTAATTATAATGGCAAAAATAGTATGATATAAAtgcgataaaaattataatattatatgctAGAAACACACAGAGAATAACATGTTTTTCTCCTTAATCTTAAActtgtttctccttcccctcagaaTCCTCCCCAAGGGCAGCCGCGGCACCCACAGCGGCGCTGGCTCGGGGGCCGGGAGCGGCGGGGGGAGCGGGGGCAGCATCAGGGACGCGGGGGGGTCCTTCGGGAAGCTGGCCGTGGCGCAGGAGGAAGAGTATTTCCGCAGGAAGGTGCGTCGtcgcaaaaggaggaggatgaaggatttTGAAGGagattgagtgttttttttttatttttttttttttttttttttttttttttttttttttaggtgcgtGGGCGTGGATTTATAGGGCGTTGCGTAAGGCGTTTAAAATTCCGAAGTTGGACGCGAGATAAAGTGAGATACACAGAATGTTAATGGGAGTTTGGGAAGAGGCTTTGCGGAAAGTTAATAACAAAGGAGGTAAGAGTGGAGTTACGTGGATAAAGcctggaaagaggaaggaacttGAAATGGGTTTACATGTTTATTTCATCGTCTGGCTTGTACCCCATTACTCTTTATTTATAACATTTCGTCCAGTTTTTCGAGCTGGAGTTTCATGGCTTTCTATCAGTGGATTAGAATTTAATGATTCTATTCCATTTCGTATCGATTTCCGAATCCCGTCGGTCGTCAGATTAGCAGAAAATACCAGATTTGCTCATTTATAATGCCAACAAACCAGATTTTGCCGGTTAACCATGGTAAATCGGCCCATTCTCCTTCATTACGTGTCGGGGTGTTAGTATGTACATCTTGGTTGAATAAACCCGAACCCAACTTGATTTAGGCATAaattgaatataaataaacaaataaataaataaacgtgaaCTCAACTTGATTTATGAATAGAGAGGAAATCCTATTCATCGTAATGCAATCTTGGgcaaatttaatttattttatggtAGGCCTCCAAGTTAAGTCATATTTATGTACGAATCGTAACAAAGCAACCATCCCTTCCAGATGTCCATAAACTTTGCCTTCGTTTTACAGCAAAGAGAGCAACTGGTCAAGCTCCGCCAGAAGCTGGAGAGCGAACGGGACGCCACGGCCAAGAGTCCACCAATCGTCGAAGACCCAGAATGCGGTGGGACTTCAACCCCGAGTGTCAGCTACGCGGACTCTCGTGACGACGGCCTCATCAAGGACCAGGTTTTCCTCCAGCGCAAGCTTGAGGAATACGAAAACCTTGTGAAGCATCAGCAGGAAGATATCCGGAGAATGCTGGAGTTGGTGGATGAGAACGTGCGGATCATCAGCCACTTCCAGGAGGAGATCGGGTTCCTGAAGTCGACGATGGAGATCCAGAAGCTGTTTCCCGAGTTGGACCTTGGGCGTGAGCCGCGCTTCGAATGCTTCGAAACCTTAAAGCCTCGAAATGGTAGCTTCGAGTCGTAACTCTTCCCAGTATTCATTCGAGATCAAGCCATTCGAGTCACTCTtaactcattgttattgttattatcatctttatttttattgtttacttttttttaactcTATCCTTCTTATTTAGAGAGGATCTCTGGTACCTTGGCTTATCATACATTTAAAGCTgtcccttttattttccttatacTTACTGTTGAAACCGGTGAATCCCCTGGCCAGCTCTTCGTCGTCAAGAGGCCCCACGATGGCACCGATCACAAAGTCGACAATGGCGACGAGCAGCACCACTAGAAGCACCAATTGGGCctggaagaaaagaaattatttctTTAAGTTACCTTTTTTACTAATCATTCGCTCATATGTATGATTCAAGTTGTCCCTTATTTGTCAAATGCTTTATCTGCCCTCTTCAATCTGATGACAATCtgacttctttattatttttgctttattattattattaccattaagtaagaaccgtattcatgttgacaaatgtaggaaatttatgaatgagaaggaacaaCACATGATAtatgaaatgcatgtatttctgatgaaaatatatttgaaaccagtcaaatatacctcatgtattgtgaagatattcattgccattcataccttttctccaAATGACAAGCAAATTTACGTGACGTGTACTCTGCAACTCAAAAGCGAGGGCGGATGGCATATAGTCATCGCATGTTGATAGCCGTAAAAGGTCGCACTCCCAAAATATCTATTCCAGTCAGGTCCAGTTTCTGTGATTCTTGTGGGCGAATCTGGCCGGACCTTTCCGGTTTTGTATGCATTGTTAAGCGCTCGCAGTTCACTATACTCCATGCTAACTGGACCTGTCTTTTAAGAGGGATTGCAGAGCTTTACGGGGAGCCTAAGCGAAATGTATGCTGTGAATCTTACGAATGGAAATACAATACTTACTGACATGGGGCTTTTGGTGATTGAACTTGCTCCTCTCTTATTTGCTCTattgtcttcttattttcctctcaacatctttctcccttttcctatacCCTCTATTCTTTTACAACTACTGTTACTCTTActcgacctcctcttcctcctacccttcttcctcctcctcctcttcgccttattcaccctcttctccttccacctattccacctcctttccaaccccccccccccctgctctctctccctccccccgctccccactCACCCTGGCTTCCCACTCCATGCCGATGAGGCAGATGGCGAAGAGGACGACGAGGGTGACGCTCCCGACCACCCTGACATCGTTGACTCCGCCGTCGATGATTTTGACGTGGAAGGAGGCCAGGAGGTCGTTGATGGACTCGCAGAAGCCCACGATGTACATGGAGGCGGCGATGGCGTTGGCGACGGAGAAGATGAGGCCGATGGCGCCGCCGAATTCGGGTCCCAGAGAGCGGCTGATCATGTAGTACGTTCCTCCTGCGGGGACGGATcaagagggttgggggggggaaaacTGCTTTTATCGATCTTCCTCCGCGGATTTTTTGTTTTcgctcttatctttttttccccgctctcgctttctgtgtctttctctctttttctgtctctctctctctctctctctctctctctctctctctctctctctgtctctctctctctctctctctctctctctctctctctctctctctctctctctccctctctctctctctctctctctctctctctctctctctctctctctctctctctctctctctctctctctctctctctctctctctctctctctctctctctctctctctctctctctctctctctctctctctctctctctctctctctctctctctctctctctctctctctctctctctctctctctctctctctctctctctctctctctctctctctctctctctctctctctctctctctctctctctctctctctctctctctctctaacccccctctttctctcgctgcatTTCTACCCCCCAAGGCACAGAGGAAATTAATTTTACATATACAAACTTCTGGAACTGGCTTTTGTTGGGcgttctcagaaaaaaaaaatagttttctgTAATGGTGAAATAAGAAGTATGTTTatttcacacattttttttctaatcatcagTCTAGAAGAGTACTAATAGCGATAAGTCACGTGTTTGATAACCTAACTTCAAACATTTACTTGGCCATGAGTGAGCAAAGAAAAGTGTTGCCGGTGACGTTTTGAAAATTTTCTTGATTGACATTTCCCAAATCAGAACCGACACGGGTCCACACCCATTCACATGTGTGCTCTGTGTCATCGATCGGACGTTTCCTAAAGTCGACTCCGGCCGCTGAGGTTAATCTCCTCAACAGCGACTGATTAAGAAAGTATTTTACATATCC
The nucleotide sequence above comes from Penaeus vannamei isolate JL-2024 chromosome 6, ASM4276789v1, whole genome shotgun sequence. Encoded proteins:
- the LOC113808710 gene encoding uncharacterized protein, producing the protein MMAFKFPRVFLPFRLPRPLILPKGSRGTHSGAGSGAGSGGGSGGSIRDAGGSFGKLAVAQEEEYFRRKQREQLVKLRQKLESERDATAKSPPIVEDPECGGTSTPSVSYADSRDDGLIKDQVFLQRKLEEYENLVKHQQEDIRRMLELVDENVRIISHFQEEIGFLKSTMEIQKLFPELDLGREPRFECFETLKPRNGSFES